One window from the genome of Pseudomonas fluorescens encodes:
- a CDS encoding transketolase, translating into MTATLSRAASTTLVQRAHNIRRHALRMGQVQGQGYVGQALGAADLLAVSYFHALNYRPEDPEWEQRDRFYLSIGHYAIALYAALIEAEIIPLDELETYGSDDSRLPMSGMAAYTPGMEITGGSLGQGLGIAVGACLGLKRKQSGSFVYNLLSDGELNEGSTWEAVMSASHWKLDNLIAIVDVNNQQADGHSSEVLAFEPIVDRWQAFGWFTQRVDGNDLDALVKAFDAARSHPAAQPRVIICDTKMGKGVPFLETREKTHFIRVDEHEWDVALNNLEEGKTV; encoded by the coding sequence ATGACTGCCACTTTATCTCGCGCGGCGTCCACCACATTGGTGCAGCGTGCCCATAACATTCGCCGCCATGCCTTGCGCATGGGGCAAGTCCAGGGCCAGGGCTATGTCGGTCAGGCACTGGGCGCGGCAGACTTGCTGGCCGTGTCGTACTTTCATGCCTTGAACTACAGGCCCGAAGACCCCGAGTGGGAACAGCGTGATCGCTTTTACCTTTCCATCGGTCACTACGCGATCGCGCTGTATGCCGCGCTGATCGAGGCTGAAATCATTCCACTGGATGAGCTTGAAACCTACGGTTCGGATGACAGCCGCCTGCCCATGTCCGGTATGGCCGCCTACACCCCCGGCATGGAAATCACCGGCGGCTCGCTGGGCCAGGGACTGGGCATCGCGGTAGGCGCCTGCCTGGGTCTGAAGCGCAAACAGTCCGGCTCTTTCGTTTACAACCTGCTATCGGATGGCGAGTTGAATGAGGGTTCTACCTGGGAAGCGGTGATGTCAGCTTCGCACTGGAAACTCGACAACCTGATCGCCATCGTCGACGTCAACAACCAGCAAGCCGACGGCCACTCCAGCGAGGTGCTGGCATTTGAACCCATCGTTGACCGATGGCAAGCCTTTGGCTGGTTTACCCAACGGGTGGACGGTAACGACCTGGACGCCTTGGTCAAAGCGTTCGACGCAGCCCGCAGCCATCCCGCCGCACAGCCGCGCGTCATCATCTGCGATACCAAGATGGGCAAAGGCGTGCCGTTCCTGGAAACCCGCGAAAAGACTCACTTCATCCGCGTAGATGAGCATGAATGGGATGTGGCCCTGAACAACCTGGAAGAAGGCAAAACAGTATGA
- a CDS encoding transketolase family protein, which yields MNNTPNTNVQVPAASKKKLTTSAMIASIAAEGQATKPAPFGHALAALADQRQDIVGLSADLSKYTDLHIFAKAHPERFYQMGMAEQLLMSAAAGMAREGFVPFATTYAVFASRRAYDFICMAIAEENLNVKIVCGLPGLTTGYGPSHQATDDLAIFRAMPNLMIVDPCDALEIEQAVPAIAAHQGPVYMRLLRGNVPLVLDEYGYEFEIGKAKTLRTGNEVLIISTGLMTMRALEAAKELQADGVDVAVLHVPTIKPLDEQTILAEARKPGRLVVTAENHSIIGGLGEAVAAVLLRNGVTPTFRQIALPDAFLDAGALPTLHDRYGISTQAVCAQIKGWL from the coding sequence ATGAACAACACACCCAATACCAACGTTCAGGTGCCCGCAGCGTCGAAGAAAAAGCTGACGACCTCGGCAATGATTGCTTCGATTGCCGCTGAAGGCCAGGCCACAAAACCAGCGCCATTCGGCCACGCACTGGCCGCACTCGCGGACCAGCGCCAGGACATCGTGGGTTTGTCGGCTGACTTGTCCAAATACACCGACCTGCATATTTTTGCGAAGGCGCACCCAGAGCGCTTCTACCAGATGGGCATGGCTGAGCAACTGTTGATGAGCGCGGCGGCCGGCATGGCTCGGGAGGGGTTCGTGCCCTTCGCCACCACTTACGCGGTGTTTGCTTCGCGCCGGGCCTATGACTTCATCTGCATGGCGATTGCCGAAGAAAACCTCAACGTTAAAATTGTCTGCGGTCTGCCGGGCCTGACCACCGGGTACGGCCCCAGCCACCAGGCAACGGATGATCTGGCGATCTTCCGCGCCATGCCGAACCTGATGATCGTCGACCCCTGCGATGCCCTGGAAATCGAACAAGCCGTGCCCGCCATTGCCGCGCACCAAGGGCCCGTCTACATGCGGTTACTGCGCGGCAACGTACCGCTGGTGCTCGATGAATATGGCTATGAATTCGAGATCGGCAAAGCCAAGACCCTGCGTACGGGCAATGAGGTTTTAATCATTTCCACCGGTTTGATGACGATGCGCGCCCTGGAAGCAGCCAAGGAGCTTCAGGCTGACGGTGTGGATGTCGCGGTGCTTCACGTTCCCACCATCAAGCCTTTGGATGAGCAGACTATCCTGGCTGAGGCCAGAAAGCCGGGACGACTGGTCGTGACGGCCGAAAACCACTCCATCATCGGCGGATTGGGCGAAGCGGTGGCCGCCGTGCTGTTGCGCAATGGCGTCACGCCGACGTTCAGGCAAATAGCGCTGCCGGACGCGTTTCTCGATGCGGGCGCACTGCCGACGTTGCACGATCGCTACGGTATTTCCACCCAGGCTGTGTGCGCGCAGATCAAGGGTTGGTTATAG
- a CDS encoding helix-turn-helix domain-containing protein, with product MSQTCQYSTLAVTAPHRFDYWKEVVCHHCLDADSKRLAQSDFDGALEVHAMGALDICTLSAPLHYWERSAQHLRSDPNDDLWLGFTRSGYGELEQADRRTKLAADDLFLYDASQPFRFSFGGTDNHLVRIPRQLLSQRLASIADCTAVVLDDRRPGVIPLREMLRQAASMPAGFHNTGVSSRYSSTLLDLLVVSLELQDLKQTHDELDLHGRIMKYIHQYLTEADLSLERIAQAHHVSTRTVTRAFARHQKSPVAEIWKARLLASREAIERGQVRSISQAALDFGFSDFSHFSHAFRKAFGVAPHTLLRRE from the coding sequence ATGAGCCAGACCTGTCAGTATTCAACGCTTGCCGTTACGGCCCCCCACCGGTTCGATTACTGGAAAGAGGTGGTTTGTCACCACTGCCTGGACGCAGACAGCAAACGACTGGCGCAGAGCGATTTTGACGGGGCACTTGAGGTGCATGCCATGGGCGCATTGGACATCTGCACGTTGTCCGCACCCTTGCACTATTGGGAGCGTTCCGCCCAGCACCTGCGCAGTGATCCTAATGACGATTTGTGGTTGGGCTTCACCAGGAGCGGTTATGGCGAACTGGAGCAGGCTGACCGACGGACGAAACTGGCGGCGGACGATCTGTTTCTTTATGACGCATCCCAGCCGTTCAGATTCAGCTTCGGTGGTACTGATAACCACCTTGTCCGCATTCCGCGACAATTGCTCAGTCAGCGCTTGGCCTCCATAGCAGACTGCACCGCTGTGGTTCTGGATGACCGTCGCCCCGGGGTGATTCCGTTACGCGAGATGCTACGTCAAGCCGCGAGTATGCCTGCCGGCTTCCATAACACAGGAGTCTCCAGTCGTTACTCCAGCACGTTGCTCGACCTTCTGGTGGTCAGCCTGGAACTCCAGGATTTAAAGCAGACTCATGACGAGTTGGATCTGCATGGCCGGATCATGAAGTACATCCACCAGTACTTGACCGAGGCGGACCTGTCGCTCGAACGCATCGCGCAAGCCCACCATGTCTCCACACGCACGGTGACGCGCGCTTTCGCCCGTCATCAGAAATCGCCGGTCGCAGAAATCTGGAAGGCACGCTTGCTCGCCAGCCGCGAGGCTATTGAGCGCGGTCAAGTCCGCAGTATTTCTCAGGCGGCGCTGGATTTCGGTTTCTCCGACTTCTCTCATTTCAGCCACGCTTTTCGCAAGGCCTTTGGCGTTGCTCCCCATACGCTCCTGCGACGAGAGTAA
- a CDS encoding phenylacetaldoxime dehydratase family protein translates to MESAIDKHLKCPRTLSRRVHDDYQPPFPMFVGRADENVKQVVMAYLGVQFRDEQRAAALQAMRYIDASFALADGPGNHDLTYHLDNQGYGNFIAVGYWRDPAAYHRWLLSAPVADWWGDDARLNEGLGYFREVIAPRAEQFETLYAFQDDLPGVGAIMDGISGEIEEHGYWGSARDRFAISQTDWMQPTSELQVISGDPAKGGRVVVRGHDNLTLIRSGQDWVEAGDEERALYFNEMLPPLQDGMNFLRDEGQALGCYSNRFVRNVDLDGNLLDIAYDIGHWRSLDKLERWAESHPTHLRIFTTFFRVIGGLSKLRLYHEVSVADGSQQLFEYINCHPQTGMMRDAQVSPT, encoded by the coding sequence ATGGAATCTGCAATCGATAAACATCTCAAATGTCCGCGGACTTTGTCCCGTCGTGTCCACGACGATTACCAGCCACCCTTCCCGATGTTTGTGGGGCGGGCTGACGAAAACGTGAAGCAAGTTGTAATGGCTTACCTCGGGGTGCAATTTCGCGACGAGCAACGCGCCGCCGCCTTGCAAGCCATGCGCTACATTGACGCAAGCTTTGCCCTCGCCGATGGCCCAGGGAATCACGACCTGACCTACCACCTCGACAATCAGGGTTACGGAAACTTCATCGCCGTGGGCTACTGGCGTGATCCCGCCGCCTATCACCGATGGCTACTTTCAGCGCCTGTGGCCGATTGGTGGGGCGACGATGCGCGCCTGAACGAGGGGTTGGGGTATTTCCGCGAAGTCATCGCACCACGTGCCGAGCAGTTCGAGACGCTGTATGCATTCCAGGATGATTTGCCAGGTGTCGGTGCGATCATGGACGGCATCAGCGGCGAGATCGAGGAGCACGGCTACTGGGGCTCGGCGCGGGATCGCTTTGCTATCTCACAGACCGACTGGATGCAGCCGACCAGCGAACTGCAAGTCATTTCAGGCGACCCCGCCAAGGGCGGCAGGGTCGTGGTACGCGGCCACGACAACCTGACGCTGATCCGCTCCGGACAAGACTGGGTCGAAGCCGGCGACGAAGAGCGTGCGCTCTACTTCAACGAGATGCTGCCGCCACTGCAAGACGGCATGAACTTCCTGCGTGACGAGGGGCAGGCGCTGGGCTGCTACAGCAACCGCTTCGTACGCAATGTCGACCTGGATGGCAATCTCCTCGACATCGCCTATGACATCGGTCACTGGCGATCCCTCGACAAACTGGAGCGCTGGGCAGAATCCCACCCCACTCACTTGCGTATTTTCACCACGTTCTTCCGAGTAATCGGGGGCCTTTCGAAGCTGCGGCTGTATCACGAGGTCTCGGTAGCGGACGGTAGCCAACAACTGTTCGAGTACATCAACTGCCATCCGCAGACCGGGATGATGCGCGACGCGCAAGTGTCGCCCACCTGA
- a CDS encoding transporter codes for MKQFRYLSLAALLPSLSSHALEVDPGDYEPLPVGATIGVVYYQHATTDSAYAQGHKTSSDFNLTSDIGILRLLHVYQLSERLTIEPQFLLPFGHVSGGGDASGLGDASGIGDLILTAPLKYRLNDANDTLGATAYLYVPTGDYDKDDALNIGENRWKVDLQAAYVKHFTEKWAIDLVGDAIWYGDNNDFGASSARREQDVSYGAQLMGRYMPDETTALAIGFGHSWGGENQIDGVNQDDRMETTNFRVTARKFFTAKDQLQVQLGRDLAVENGPKEDFRMNLRYVRVF; via the coding sequence ATGAAACAGTTCCGCTACCTGTCGCTTGCCGCCCTCCTCCCCAGCCTTTCCTCCCATGCCCTCGAGGTGGACCCTGGCGATTACGAGCCGCTCCCCGTGGGAGCGACCATCGGCGTGGTCTACTACCAGCACGCCACCACGGACAGTGCCTATGCCCAGGGGCACAAGACCAGTTCCGATTTCAACCTGACTTCCGATATCGGCATTCTGCGTTTGCTGCACGTCTATCAGTTGAGCGAGCGACTGACCATCGAGCCTCAATTCCTGTTGCCCTTCGGTCATGTCTCGGGCGGTGGTGACGCTTCTGGTCTAGGCGACGCCAGCGGCATCGGCGACCTCATTCTCACCGCACCGCTCAAGTACCGTCTCAACGACGCCAACGACACCCTCGGTGCGACCGCCTACCTGTACGTGCCGACTGGTGACTATGACAAAGACGACGCGCTCAACATTGGCGAGAACCGTTGGAAGGTTGATCTCCAGGCCGCTTACGTCAAGCACTTCACGGAGAAGTGGGCCATCGACCTCGTCGGTGACGCCATCTGGTACGGGGACAACAACGACTTTGGCGCCAGCTCCGCCCGTCGGGAACAGGACGTTTCCTACGGCGCTCAGTTAATGGGGCGCTACATGCCCGACGAGACCACTGCGCTGGCTATCGGCTTCGGCCACAGTTGGGGCGGGGAAAACCAGATCGATGGTGTCAACCAGGACGACAGGATGGAAACCACCAACTTCCGCGTCACGGCCAGAAAGTTTTTCACCGCCAAGGACCAACTCCAAGTGCAACTCGGACGCGACCTTGCGGTGGAGAACGGCCCCAAAGAAGACTTTCGCATGAACCTGCGCTACGTCAGGGTCTTTTAG
- a CDS encoding group I truncated hemoglobin codes for MTDQQPTTEQQPSLYTRLGGYDVIYQFAGAVLRKTMGHPAIGHIWAHMSESTFQKEHINFVDFLSEHWGGSAKYRGRDMVTAHRGMGLTEVHWQAVLDCLEACYDDYALAPDLRKEVNDFLIKFKPAVIGSPSYRDVVLAHPEMDPAKGMRSVGVVWPKAGKSPRKQTTPESED; via the coding sequence ATGACCGACCAGCAACCCACCACGGAACAACAACCCTCCCTCTATACCCGTCTTGGCGGCTATGACGTGATCTATCAGTTCGCAGGCGCAGTGTTGAGAAAGACAATGGGACACCCTGCCATCGGGCACATCTGGGCCCATATGTCGGAATCGACGTTCCAAAAGGAACACATCAATTTTGTCGATTTCCTTTCCGAGCACTGGGGTGGAAGCGCCAAATACAGGGGGAGAGACATGGTCACCGCGCATCGCGGAATGGGGCTGACCGAGGTGCACTGGCAAGCCGTGCTCGATTGTCTCGAGGCGTGCTACGACGACTACGCTCTGGCCCCGGATCTGCGCAAAGAGGTCAATGACTTCCTCATCAAGTTCAAACCGGCGGTGATCGGGAGCCCCTCCTATCGGGACGTCGTACTCGCGCACCCGGAAATGGACCCCGCCAAAGGCATGAGAAGCGTTGGAGTTGTCTGGCCAAAAGCCGGGAAGTCACCTCGGAAACAGACCACGCCTGAATCCGAAGACTGA
- a CDS encoding amidase, which yields MAIIRPTLEQVQDLASRLHIQLTPEQASEYLALMQSSFDAYDLVDELPDFIPSVRYERSSGYRPSSTENPLNAWYYRTEVMGASSGKLAGKTVALKDNISLAGVPMMNGAAPLEGFVPSLDATVVTRLLDAGATILGKATCEHYCLSGGSHTSDPAPVHNPFRHGFTTGGSSSGSAALVATGAVDLAIGGDQGGSIRIPAAWCGIYGMKPTWGLVPYTGVMAIESTFDHVGPMTNNVRDNALMLEVMAGADGLDPRQAAPKVDAYCDYLERGVTGLRIGILQEGFQLANQDPRIAEKVRSAIARLEALGARVEEVSVPEHNLAGSLWSPIGCEGLTMQMMHGNGAGFNWKGLYDVGLLDKQVGWRDQANALSPSLKLCMFVGQFGLERYNGRYYAKAQNIARFARAAYDKALDTYDLLVMPTVPITAQPLPEPGSSITETVTRALEMLGNTAAQDITGHPAMSIPCGLVDGLPVGLMLVGRHYAEGTLYQAAAAFEASVDWRTL from the coding sequence ATGGCCATCATCCGCCCGACTCTCGAACAAGTGCAGGATCTCGCCAGCCGCCTGCACATACAGCTGACACCCGAGCAAGCCAGCGAATACCTGGCGCTCATGCAATCCAGTTTCGATGCCTACGACCTCGTCGATGAGTTGCCTGATTTCATCCCTTCAGTGCGCTACGAGCGCAGTTCCGGTTATCGCCCTTCAAGCACGGAAAACCCGCTGAACGCCTGGTACTACAGAACTGAGGTGATGGGCGCCAGTTCGGGCAAGCTTGCTGGCAAGACGGTCGCGCTCAAAGACAATATCTCCCTGGCCGGTGTCCCGATGATGAACGGCGCCGCACCACTGGAGGGTTTCGTACCGTCGCTTGATGCCACCGTGGTGACGCGTCTGCTCGACGCTGGAGCAACCATCCTCGGCAAAGCCACCTGCGAACATTACTGCCTCTCCGGTGGAAGCCATACCTCGGACCCCGCGCCTGTGCACAACCCTTTTCGCCATGGTTTCACGACGGGCGGTTCGTCTTCGGGCAGCGCGGCGCTTGTGGCGACGGGCGCGGTCGACCTGGCTATCGGTGGCGACCAAGGCGGTTCCATCCGCATTCCTGCCGCATGGTGCGGCATTTATGGAATGAAACCTACCTGGGGTCTAGTGCCTTACACCGGGGTCATGGCGATCGAGTCCACCTTCGACCATGTCGGCCCCATGACGAACAACGTACGCGATAACGCGCTCATGCTCGAAGTGATGGCCGGCGCCGACGGGCTCGACCCTCGCCAGGCCGCCCCCAAGGTCGATGCCTATTGCGATTATCTGGAACGAGGCGTGACCGGACTCCGGATCGGGATCCTCCAGGAAGGCTTCCAACTCGCCAACCAGGATCCACGTATCGCAGAAAAGGTCCGCAGCGCTATCGCCCGGCTCGAAGCTTTGGGCGCGCGGGTCGAGGAGGTATCGGTTCCCGAACACAACCTGGCGGGATCGTTATGGAGCCCTATCGGCTGTGAAGGCCTGACCATGCAAATGATGCACGGCAATGGCGCGGGTTTTAACTGGAAGGGGCTGTACGACGTGGGCCTGCTGGACAAACAGGTCGGTTGGCGCGACCAGGCAAACGCATTGTCGCCGTCACTCAAGCTTTGCATGTTCGTGGGCCAGTTCGGTCTGGAGCGCTACAACGGTCGCTACTACGCCAAGGCCCAGAACATAGCGCGCTTTGCCCGAGCGGCCTACGACAAGGCACTGGACACCTATGACCTGCTCGTCATGCCGACAGTGCCAATCACCGCCCAGCCGCTCCCGGAACCGGGTTCTTCAATCACCGAGACCGTCACGCGTGCGTTGGAGATGCTTGGCAATACGGCCGCTCAAGACATTACGGGGCACCCCGCCATGTCGATCCCGTGTGGCCTGGTGGACGGACTGCCCGTGGGACTGATGCTTGTCGGAAGACATTATGCCGAAGGCACCCTCTATCAGGCTGCAGCCGCATTCGAGGCCTCTGTCGATTGGCGGACGTTGTAG
- the nthA gene encoding nitrile hydratase subunit alpha, with the protein MSHTHEHHHDHDHDHDHDHDHTEPPEAIALRVKALESLLIEKGLVDPTAMDALVDTYQHKVGPRNGAQVVAKAWFDPDYKHRLLEDATAAIAELGFSGVQGEDMVVVENTATVHNVTVCTLCSCYPWPTLGLPPVWYKSAPYRSRIVIDPRSVLAEFGLIIPDDKEVRVWDSSAELRYLVLPERPAGTDGWSEERLVELVTRDAMIGTGLPKTPGDEA; encoded by the coding sequence ATGAGTCATACCCACGAACATCATCACGATCACGATCACGATCACGATCACGATCACGATCACACCGAGCCCCCCGAGGCCATCGCCTTGCGTGTCAAGGCGCTCGAATCCCTGTTGATCGAAAAGGGCTTGGTCGACCCAACCGCCATGGATGCTCTGGTGGACACTTACCAGCACAAGGTCGGCCCTCGCAACGGCGCCCAGGTGGTCGCCAAGGCCTGGTTCGATCCCGATTACAAGCATCGGCTGCTGGAAGATGCCACCGCGGCCATTGCCGAGCTGGGTTTTTCCGGCGTGCAGGGCGAAGACATGGTGGTGGTGGAGAACACCGCGACCGTGCACAACGTGACGGTCTGCACGCTGTGCTCCTGCTACCCCTGGCCGACCTTGGGCCTGCCACCCGTCTGGTACAAATCCGCGCCCTATCGGTCACGGATCGTCATCGATCCGCGCAGCGTGCTGGCCGAATTCGGCTTGATCATTCCCGATGACAAGGAAGTTCGCGTCTGGGACAGCAGTGCTGAGTTGCGCTACCTGGTATTGCCGGAACGTCCGGCCGGTACTGACGGCTGGAGCGAGGAACGACTGGTCGAGCTGGTGACGCGTGACGCCATGATCGGCACTGGCCTGCCGAAGACGCCGGGCGACGAAGCCTGA
- the nthB gene encoding nitrile hydratase subunit beta yields MNGVHDLGGMHGFGPVLTEENEPIFHHDWERRVFPLFASLFVGGHFNVDEFRHSIERMEPAEYLQSSYYEHWLHAFENLLLEKGVISTGELQGTAKPTPSTQPITVLTPDIVEAVVLGGASSRAKEPVCGRFRVGDRVRTKNLNPTTHTRLPRYARGKVGTIEIAHGAFATPDTMAHGLGEQPQQVYAVRFSATELWGVARPDSVCIDLWDNYLEAV; encoded by the coding sequence ATGAACGGTGTACACGACTTAGGCGGTATGCACGGTTTCGGCCCGGTGCTCACCGAAGAAAATGAACCCATCTTCCATCACGACTGGGAGCGCAGGGTCTTTCCGCTGTTCGCCTCGCTCTTCGTCGGCGGACACTTCAATGTCGACGAATTCCGACATTCCATTGAACGCATGGAACCGGCTGAATACTTGCAGTCCAGTTACTACGAGCATTGGCTGCATGCCTTCGAGAACCTGCTGCTGGAAAAAGGCGTGATCAGCACTGGCGAACTGCAGGGTACGGCCAAACCAACCCCATCGACACAGCCCATCACGGTTTTAACACCGGACATCGTCGAGGCCGTAGTGCTCGGCGGCGCCTCTTCCCGGGCAAAGGAACCCGTCTGCGGCCGTTTCCGGGTCGGTGACCGGGTGCGGACGAAGAACCTCAACCCAACCACCCACACCCGACTGCCCCGCTACGCGCGCGGCAAGGTCGGGACCATCGAGATTGCACACGGCGCGTTTGCCACCCCGGACACGATGGCCCACGGTCTCGGCGAACAGCCCCAACAGGTCTATGCCGTTCGCTTCAGTGCGACAGAACTGTGGGGAGTGGCGCGACCGGACAGTGTTTGCATTGATCTGTGGGACAACTATCTGGAGGCCGTATGA
- a CDS encoding nitrile hydratase accessory protein has translation MRHIPPIAGLSLDDEGPVFDKPWQAEAFSLLVHLHQIGLFPWEDWVQVFSDEIKAAPAQPGESVNDTYYRQWLTALERMVTTLGLTGMEDISRRTEEWQQAYLNTPHGQPVTLLNASCPPAHGNGHEHLPRHEPVAISRAIS, from the coding sequence ATGCGTCACATCCCCCCAATAGCCGGCCTGTCTCTCGACGATGAAGGCCCGGTCTTTGACAAACCTTGGCAGGCCGAGGCTTTTTCCCTGCTGGTCCACCTGCACCAGATCGGTCTGTTCCCCTGGGAGGACTGGGTGCAGGTATTCAGCGACGAAATCAAGGCTGCCCCGGCGCAACCCGGAGAAAGCGTCAACGACACTTACTACCGGCAGTGGCTCACAGCGTTGGAAAGAATGGTCACCACACTCGGTTTAACGGGTATGGAAGACATCAGCCGGCGCACCGAGGAATGGCAGCAGGCTTACTTGAATACCCCCCACGGACAGCCGGTGACGCTGCTCAATGCGAGTTGCCCACCGGCCCATGGAAACGGCCACGAACACCTGCCGCGGCACGAGCCGGTGGCGATCAGCCGGGCCATAAGCTGA
- a CDS encoding energy-coupling factor ABC transporter permease — translation MHIEPNLVEAGKLWLSYVTAAGAGAYTLKLAAQAMGERGVFSLLARTVTATALVFSFFELLPHHPVGVSEVHLILGSTLFLLLGAAPAAVGLALGLLIQGLFFAPFDLPQYGMNVTTLLVPLFAVTALAKRIIAPNTPYVELSYRQALGLSTAFQGGIVAWVAFWAFYGQGFTAENALSILTFGSAYMSVVILEPLLDLAVLAGAKATHRLRGSTLLERRLYQAA, via the coding sequence ATGCATATCGAACCTAACCTGGTGGAAGCTGGAAAACTCTGGCTGAGCTACGTCACTGCCGCAGGTGCCGGCGCCTACACCCTCAAACTCGCTGCCCAAGCCATGGGCGAGCGTGGTGTCTTCTCGCTGCTGGCTCGCACTGTCACTGCCACGGCCCTGGTATTCAGCTTCTTCGAGCTACTACCGCATCATCCCGTCGGCGTCTCCGAGGTCCATCTCATCCTGGGGTCAACGCTGTTTCTGCTGCTCGGCGCCGCACCTGCGGCAGTGGGTCTGGCCCTGGGACTGCTGATCCAGGGTCTGTTCTTCGCGCCATTCGACCTGCCGCAATACGGCATGAACGTCACCACCCTTCTGGTTCCGCTGTTCGCAGTTACCGCCCTGGCGAAACGCATCATCGCGCCAAACACACCGTATGTGGAGCTGAGCTACAGACAAGCGCTGGGGCTGTCGACAGCCTTCCAGGGGGGCATTGTCGCCTGGGTTGCCTTCTGGGCCTTCTACGGGCAAGGCTTCACAGCAGAAAACGCCCTGTCAATTCTGACCTTCGGCAGCGCCTACATGAGCGTCGTCATCCTCGAACCGCTGTTGGACCTGGCCGTGCTGGCCGGTGCCAAGGCCACACATCGCCTGCGTGGTAGCACGCTGCTCGAGCGCCGTCTGTACCAGGCCGCCTGA